In Rhizobium sp. 9140, the genomic stretch CACCGTGTAAACCGACTTGGCGTCCGGGTTTAGAACTCTTCCCAACTGTCCTTCAACGCTGCGTTTGCGTGAGATGCGGCCGACATGCTTCGGCGCACAGGTGCCGCCTTCAGGGTTGGAACAGGTGTCGATGCGACCCGGCCGGACACCACGGACATCGGTGCTCCAGTCCGCAACTCAAATCGCGCGATCAGCTGGCGAAGCTTGGCGCTCTCCGACGCCAGCGCCGCACCGGCAGCACTGCTTTCCTCCACCATGGCCGCGTTCTGCTGCGTCACCTGATCCATCTGGTTCACCGCCGTGTTCACTTCCGCCAGACCGGCAGCCTGTTCTCGCGCCGACGTCGCGATGGCGTTCATATGCTGGTTCACACTGACGATATAACCCTCGATCGTTCTCAGCGCCGTGCCCGTCTCGCTGACGAGTTTGACGCCGTTGGCAACATCGACCGTGGATGCCCTGATGAGATCCTTGATCTCCTTGGCGGCCTTTGCCGATCGCTGTGCCAGTTCGCGAACTTCCTGGGCAACAACGGCAAATCCCTTGCCGGCCTCGCCAGCGCGCGCGGCTTCAACGCCGGCATTCAGCGCCAGAAGGTTGGTCTGGAACGCGATCTCATCGATCACGCCGATAATGTTCGAGATTTCCGAAGAGGATTTCTCGATCCGCTCCATGGCGTGCACGGTGCTGGCAACGACTTGGCCGGACTGCTCTGCGCTGACTGTCGCGCTTGCAGCCGCACTTCTCGCCTCTTCGCTGCGCTTGGAAGCATTGGCAACGTTGACGGTGATCTGATCGAGGGCTGCTGCCGTTTCCTCCAGCGAGGCGGCCTGCTGCTCCGTTCGTCTCGAGAGGTCGTTCGTGCTGTCGCTGATCTCGCGGGTACCATTGTCCATGGCGGCTGTTGCCTGGGAGACGGCGGTCAGTGTTTGACCAAGCTGCGCGACCGCTTTGTTGAAGTCCGTCCGGATCGTCTCGAACTCCGGTGCGAAAGGTTCATCGAGAGATGTCGTCAGGTCGCCCTGCGCCAATCGATCGAGTGCACGAGCAAGCCCGGCCGTGGCGAAGCGCATCTCGGCAGCCCGCCGCTTCTCCTCGTCGGCGAGCCGGAGCCGGTTCCGCTCGCTCTCGGTACGCTGCGCTTCGGCCTCGTCCTCAAGACGTGCATTCGCAGCCGCATTCGCCCTGAAAACATCGACGGCCTTTGCCATCGCGCCGATCTCATCGCGGCGATCCTGTGCCGGCACCGTCAGGTCGATCTTGCCGCCGGCGAGTTGCCGCATGATGTCCGTCATCTCGACGATCGGACGGCCGAGGCCACGCGCCAGAACCATGCCGACGATAAACGAGATGAGGACGGTCAGGAGGCCTCCGACAAGAAGCGTCAGCATGCCGACGGCAAATGAAGCGCTGAGCGCCTCATTGCGGGCCAGGGATGCGGCCTGCTCCTGATCTGTCAGACCCTTCAGGACCTCGCGGATCCTGGTCAATCGAGCGGTCTTGGCAATGCCTTCACGCATGCTCTGCAGGGTCGAGGTGTCCTTCGCCAAGGAAAGCGCGCTCTCGATCTCGCGGTTGAACGTCGCCACGGCCTCCGGCAGCGACCTGACGATATCCGCATAGCCGCCAATGGAAGCTCGGTCTTGCAGCTCCTGAAGAAGAGGACCGACGGCGTCCCCGTATTTTTTGACCCGATCGAGGAAGTCCCCATTCGTGCTCGCCACGTATCCGCGCATCGCATTCTGCTGCTCGACGAGCGTCGCAAGGATGTCGGACGCGAGCTTCAGCACGCTCTGTGTCTCGTGGTTCTCCGCCGTTGCCCTCCTGATTTCGGTCAGTGACCAGAAGGCCAGTCCGCAGAAAAGCGATACGACGAGGACGATACTGCTGAAACAGACGAAGAGCTTTCGCGACACGCTCAGATTTTTCACAATGAGCCACATGAGTTTGCGTTAGATATGGCTGACACTATGGGCCATGGCTATTTCGGTTTGGTAAAGCTCGAAGCACATATCCGGAATTGACGGGCATAACCACACCAGCAAAGCGAAGGCCGGGAGACCGAGGATGCAACCGATCCGCCCCCCTCTTCTATTCTCCCCATGGAAGCGTTCCTTTCGGCAGCCATCCGCCGGTGGCTGTGACAATGACGGCCAGAGCCGTCACCAGGAACGTGGACAAAAGTGCGACCGCGGCAGCGGCTGTCGAATTGCCTTCATACTGCAAAGCGAAGATCATCACGCCGATCGTTTCGTTACCGGAGGACCACAGGAGGGACGAGACCGTCAACTCATTGAGCGCCGTCATAACAATGACGATTGCACCCGCCACGGCTGCCGGCAGAACGCCGGGAAAGAAGATCGACAGGATACGACGGGCAAGGCCCGCGCCCGCCACGCGCGCAGCCTCGTCGAGCGCGGGATCGGTCGACTGCGCAGCTGCGGCTATCGGTCTGAGCACCAGCGGCAGGAAGCGCGCGAGATAAGCGATAACGAGGATGGTCATCGTTCCGTAGATCGAGACACCGATGAACGGCAGGGGTTTCAGGAATGCGAGGATCATACCCAGTGCCACGACCGTGCCGGGGACAACCCAAGGGACCTCGATCGCCGTGTCGAGAACCTTCAGGACGGGATTTGAGCGCCGGATGCAGAGAAATGCGAAAGGAATGGAGACGAGCCCGCAGAGGAGAGCGGTCACACAGGCCAGCAGGAGCGAATTGGAAAAGGCGCGCCGCACGGCGTCGTTGTCGAACACAGCACGAAATTGATCGAGACTGACGGTATCGGCGCCGAAGGGGACGCCGACGGCCGGAAGAAGGGCCGTCATTGCGAGGGCTGCGAGCGGCACCAGCGCCAGCGCGATCACGACCAGCCAGAGCAGGACCTCGACGGCGGGCGCGGTCCGACGCGGGACGAAAGGGGCTCCTGCCGGAAGCGGCACGGCAAAGCGTTTCGTGACGAGATTGCGCGAGACGATTGCGAACGCGGCCATAAGGGCCAGGAGAAGGGCCAGCGTTGCCACCTGGCCGGAGGCAGCCGGACCGAAGCCGTTCAGACGCTGGTAGATTTGCGTCGTCAGCACGGGAATACGACCGGGAATGCCAAGCAGCGCCGGTACGCCAAAATTGCCGATCGCAGCAGTAAAGGCGATCAAACTGCCGGCCAAGACCGGCGGCATGACGATCGGCAGCACGATGCCGCGACCGATCCGACTTGGGGGAATGCCGAGGATGCGGGCCGCCTCGACCAAGTCCGCCGGCAACGCCCTGAGGGCCGCACGCACCGCGATAAAGACGAGGGGCATGTGCTCAATGCCCATCACGAAGGCGATGCCGCCTGTCGAGTACAGAGGATTGGTGGCGCCCGGTGGCGGCGCAAGTCCAAGCGGCTTCAGGATCGGCGATTGCGCTCCCAGGAGTTCGATCCAGGCAAGCGCCATGGTCTGGGATGGCACGATCAGCGGCATCAGAATGAGGAAGGTCAAAGCCGGTCGCGTCCGGAGCTTCAACAGGCTGACGGCAAAAGCGATGATAACACCGAGCAGGGTCGAGATGAGGACGGATAAGGCCGATGTCTGCAGGGTGCCGGACAGGGCGCGCACCGTGGAGCGGCTGGTGAGCGTGGACAGCATCAACCCGAGCTGCGTGCCATCTTCTCCAGGCTGCAAGGCATAGGCAAAGAGCCGCGCGAGTGGCCAGAGCGTCGTCAGCGCGACATAGACAAGAAGAAGGGAGACGAGCATGCGCTCGCCTCCTGTTGACGTCGGGCGAACCATCGAGCCGATCAGCCGCCGAAGAGTTCGGCAAACCTCTCCTTGTTTTCGGCGTCGGCCTTGAGCATGGCGGCGCTATCGGCCGGCAGGATCTTCAACGTATCGAGGGCTGGATAACCCTTCGGCTGGGCGATGCCCGGCAGAACCGGGAAATAGCCTTGCGCGCTGGCCTGCTCCTGGGCCGTCTTGGAGAGCTGCCAGGCGACGAAGATCTTGGCGGCCTCCACGGTATCCGATGCCTTCAGCACGGCGACCGGCTGCGTGATGGAGCTTACACCTTCGGACGGGAAAACGAAATCGACAGGTGATCCCTTCTTCTTCGCGTTGAGGGCCATGTATTCGATGATGATGCCATAAGCCTTTTCGCCACGGGCAACCGCTTCGATCACCGTGCCGTTGCCTTGTCCAGCCACCGCGCCCGCCTCGGCCAGCTTCTCATAATAGGCCCAGCCAAATTGCGGCTGTTGCGTCATCGTGCCCACATGGATGACCGCAGCGCCAGAATAAAGCGGGCTCGGCATGATCAAGCTCTTTGCCACGTCGGAGGCAAGCAACTCGTTCCAGCTCTTGGGAGCCGTCTTCACGAGGTTCGTGTTGTAGACAATGCCAGTGGTAATGACCTTGGTGCCGAAATAGGTCTTGTCGGCATCGATGAAAGCAGGATCGATATCCGCCACCGGCGCGTCCGGCATGGCCAGCAGGCGGTCGTCTGTCTTCAGCTGCGTCATGGCAACCGTATCGGCGATCAGGATCACGTCGGCAGGGCTCTTGCCGGCAGCATATTCCGCCTGAAGCTTCGCCATGATCTCCGTCGTTCCCGACCGGAAGAGTTCGACTTTGATATCGGGGTGCTCGCTGTTGAAAGCCTTGATGACATCCGTCATCTGATCCTGCGGCTGCGAGGTGTAGACGGTGATGGTCTCTTCGGCTTGCGCGTGGAAAGCCAGGCCTGCAAGGATCGTGGTGGCGAGAAGCGTGCGGATGAACATGGGAACCTCGCTTGAAAGCGCACGGGGCGGACGCGGCCCGCTTGGACGTGGGAGTGACTGCAATGACAGCAGCCGACCTCTCCGCGTAGCGCTGCGGGATGACAGTGAAGCTACAGTTTCATGATCTTCACGTGACGCTCGCCAGATCGGAAGGCAAGGTGCAAGGCGAGCTGGGGCCGCGTTCGACAACCCAGCCGCCCGAAATCGTCAGATTGATGCGCGTGCCCGGCGCGAACTGTTCGGCCAGCGGCAAACTGACGACATTGCCGTCGATCTCGCTTGGCAGGCAATGGCTGAGCCAGGCACCATTCTGGAAGACCTGCCCGACGAGCTCCGTCTTCAGGTGTCCACCGTCGGACACGCGATGAAGGTCTGAGGCGTGAAAGCAGAGCCACCCCTCGCCAACCGGCGCACAACCCGGCAGGTCGAGCATCTCGCTGCCGAGCATGACCCGGTTCCGCGCTCCCTGCGCGCTCACCACACGCACGGGAAGCGTTTTTCCGCGGCCGATGAAACGGGCAACCATCGGCGAGGCAGGACGGCGGTAGAGATCCTCCGGCGTCCCGAGCTGTTGCAGGCATCCCTGATCCAATACGGCGACATGTGTCGCCACCGCCATAGCCTCGTCCTGATCATGCGTGACCAAAACGAAGGTTGCATCGGTCAGGCTGTGGATCCGGCGAAACTCGGCCAGCATCGCATCCCGCAGATGCGCATCGAGATTGGCAAGCGGCTCATCGAGAAGGATAAGCTTTGGGCGCGTCGCGAGAGACCGCGCCAATGCCACACGTTGCCGCTGGCCTCCTGAAAGCTCATGCGGGCGCCTGTCGTTCAAGCCTTGCAGCCCGACGACCTCCAGGACGTCATCGATCCGCTCCCGTCGCTCCCGGGC encodes the following:
- a CDS encoding ABC transporter ATP-binding protein, whose translation is MPRLTLEAVTKRFGRHRALDDVSFSIPDRAFLALLGPSGCGKTTLLRLIAGLELPDQGEILFDDEVMAGDRVFVPPEKRGIGMVFQSYALWPTMTVRGNVEFGLKVAGLGARERRERIDDVLEVVGLQGLNDRRPHELSGGQRQRVALARSLATRPKLILLDEPLANLDAHLRDAMLAEFRRIHSLTDATFVLVTHDQDEAMAVATHVAVLDQGCLQQLGTPEDLYRRPASPMVARFIGRGKTLPVRVVSAQGARNRVMLGSEMLDLPGCAPVGEGWLCFHASDLHRVSDGGHLKTELVGQVFQNGAWLSHCLPSEIDGNVVSLPLAEQFAPGTRINLTISGGWVVERGPSSPCTLPSDLASVT
- a CDS encoding ABC transporter permease, which codes for MLVSLLLVYVALTTLWPLARLFAYALQPGEDGTQLGLMLSTLTSRSTVRALSGTLQTSALSVLISTLLGVIIAFAVSLLKLRTRPALTFLILMPLIVPSQTMALAWIELLGAQSPILKPLGLAPPPGATNPLYSTGGIAFVMGIEHMPLVFIAVRAALRALPADLVEAARILGIPPSRIGRGIVLPIVMPPVLAGSLIAFTAAIGNFGVPALLGIPGRIPVLTTQIYQRLNGFGPAASGQVATLALLLALMAAFAIVSRNLVTKRFAVPLPAGAPFVPRRTAPAVEVLLWLVVIALALVPLAALAMTALLPAVGVPFGADTVSLDQFRAVFDNDAVRRAFSNSLLLACVTALLCGLVSIPFAFLCIRRSNPVLKVLDTAIEVPWVVPGTVVALGMILAFLKPLPFIGVSIYGTMTILVIAYLARFLPLVLRPIAAAAQSTDPALDEAARVAGAGLARRILSIFFPGVLPAAVAGAIVIVMTALNELTVSSLLWSSGNETIGVMIFALQYEGNSTAAAAVALLSTFLVTALAVIVTATGGWLPKGTLPWGE
- a CDS encoding ABC transporter substrate-binding protein; this encodes MFIRTLLATTILAGLAFHAQAEETITVYTSQPQDQMTDVIKAFNSEHPDIKVELFRSGTTEIMAKLQAEYAAGKSPADVILIADTVAMTQLKTDDRLLAMPDAPVADIDPAFIDADKTYFGTKVITTGIVYNTNLVKTAPKSWNELLASDVAKSLIMPSPLYSGAAVIHVGTMTQQPQFGWAYYEKLAEAGAVAGQGNGTVIEAVARGEKAYGIIIEYMALNAKKKGSPVDFVFPSEGVSSITQPVAVLKASDTVEAAKIFVAWQLSKTAQEQASAQGYFPVLPGIAQPKGYPALDTLKILPADSAAMLKADAENKERFAELFGG
- a CDS encoding methyl-accepting chemotaxis protein: MWLIVKNLSVSRKLFVCFSSIVLVVSLFCGLAFWSLTEIRRATAENHETQSVLKLASDILATLVEQQNAMRGYVASTNGDFLDRVKKYGDAVGPLLQELQDRASIGGYADIVRSLPEAVATFNREIESALSLAKDTSTLQSMREGIAKTARLTRIREVLKGLTDQEQAASLARNEALSASFAVGMLTLLVGGLLTVLISFIVGMVLARGLGRPIVEMTDIMRQLAGGKIDLTVPAQDRRDEIGAMAKAVDVFRANAAANARLEDEAEAQRTESERNRLRLADEEKRRAAEMRFATAGLARALDRLAQGDLTTSLDEPFAPEFETIRTDFNKAVAQLGQTLTAVSQATAAMDNGTREISDSTNDLSRRTEQQAASLEETAAALDQITVNVANASKRSEEARSAAASATVSAEQSGQVVASTVHAMERIEKSSSEISNIIGVIDEIAFQTNLLALNAGVEAARAGEAGKGFAVVAQEVRELAQRSAKAAKEIKDLIRASTVDVANGVKLVSETGTALRTIEGYIVSVNQHMNAIATSAREQAAGLAEVNTAVNQMDQVTQQNAAMVEESSAAGAALASESAKLRQLIARFELRTGAPMSVVSGRVASTPVPTLKAAPVRRSMSAASHANAALKDSWEEF